In Subdoligranulum variabile, the genomic stretch TCTTCTGGCTTCACTGCCGGAAGCCTGGCGGCAGTACAGCGCCCGCACACTGACCGACCTGATGGCCACCGAGCTGGGAGGGGTGGAAAAGACGCTGACCTATCTGACCGCCCAGTCGGGATTGACCGTCCAATATACCACGGCCGCCACACAGCGGGCGGGGCAGGAGAGCGCCCTGACCGAAGAAGGCATACAGACCGTACGGGAACTGTTGCAATAAATAATAAGAGCCGCCTGTTTTGTCAGGCGGCTCTTTTGCGGCTTTATTCCTGGCGGAACCGGGAAAGGAATTCCACGGTGCGCGGATTCTGGGGATGCTCAAAGATGTCGGCGGGGGTGCCTTCCTCGGCGATGACACCGTCGGCCATGTAGACCACATGGCTGGAAACATCCCGGGCAAAGGCCATCTCGTGGGTGACGACGATCATCGTCAGGCCGTCCTTGGCCAGCTGCCGCATAACGGCCAGCACTTCGCCCACCATCTGGGGATCCAGGGCGGAGGTGGGTTCGTCGAAGAGCAGGACTTCCGGCTGCATGGAAAGGGCGCGGGCGATGGCCACGCGCTGTTTCTGGCCGCCGGAAAGCTGGCGGGGCTTGGCGTGGATATAGGGCGCCATACCCACCTTTTCCAGGTTGGCCAGCGCGGTGCGGCGGGCGGTCTCCTTGTCCTGATGCAGCACATACCGCAGGCCGGCCGTGCAGTTGTCCAGCACCGACATGTTGTTGAAGAGGTTGAAGCTCTGGAACACCATGCCCACCTTGGCGCGGTAGGCGCAGGGGTCAAACCCTTTGGCGGTGATCTCCTGCCCATGGAAGAGCACGTTGCCGTTGGTGGGCGTTTCCAGCAGGTTGATGCAGCGCAGCAGGGTGGATTTGCCGCTGCCCGAAGCACCGATGACACAGGTCACGTCGCCGGCGTTGACGGTAAAATCCACATCCCGCAGCACCACATGGGTGCCGAAACTCTTGGAGAGGTGGCGCACTTGGATGATCGGCTCAGACATGGGAAACCTCTCCTTTCATATCCAGATTCTGGGGTTCATGGACAGGGTTGGGGGCATTGTACATGCCGCTGGTGTAGGCCAGGGTATCGGTGGTGTTCAGGTCGTAGTTCTGCGGGCCGTCCAGCGCTTTCTCCCACAGGCGCAGCAGATAGCTGGCCAGCAGCGTCATCGTCAGATAAATGATCATGACGATGGTGGCGCTCTCAAAGTAGGTGTACAGGGCTCCCACCACGCTCTTGTGGACAAAGAACAGGTCGGTAATGGAGATAACCGACAACACCGAGGTATCTTTGATGTTGATGATGAAGTTGTTGCCGATCTGGGGGATGATGTTGCGCAGCGCCTGGGGCAGAATGACATGGAGCATGGTCTGCCAGTGGGTCATGCCGATGGACATGGCGCCCTCGGTCTGGCCGGGATCGATGGAAACGATGCCGCCGCGGACCGTCTCCGCCATGTAGGCGCCGGTGTTGATGGAGACAATGAGGAAGCCGGCTGTCCACATCCCCATCTTGATGCCGAATACCTGCAGCAGGCCGTAGTAGATAAAGACGGCCTGCACGATCATGGGGGTGCCGCGGAACAGTTCCACATAGCAGCGCAGTACGCCGTGCAGAATGCGGATCAGGGCCCGTTTCCAGGCGGGATCACGCTGCTTGTCCACCGGAATGGTCTGCAGTGCGCCGATGGCAAAGCCGATCAGGCAACCGAAAAAGGTGCCCACCAGGGCCAGCAGCAGGGTAGTGCCTGCGCCGCGCAGGTAGGAAAAACCGTATTTTTGCAGTACGGTGGCGCAGTTTACGAAAAAGTCTTGCATGGGGATAACTCCTTTTTGATTTCCTCGCCAGGGGGCCTGAAACCACCATAGCCCCAGACAGTCCGAGAGGACTGCCTGGGGCAACGGGTATACGATTTTACTCGCTCAGGGGCTGCACGCTGATGGCTTCGTCCATCATGGTGTTGTAATCGTCGGTGGTCATGGTGGCCAGCACGCCGTTGATGGCATCCTTCAGGGCGGTGTTGCCCTTCTTCATGGAGATGCCGATGTTGATATCCTCGTCGCTGACCTGGAAGTCCTCATCGCCGCCGCCGAAGTCCAGCGCCACAAAGTCAGGGTAGGCGACCAGAGCGGCCTGGGCGGTGGGACGGTCGGTGACGACCACATCACAGGCACCGCTGTTCAGGGCCACCAGCATGGCCGGAGCGGTCTCCTGGGCGGGCAGGATGTTGGCGTCGGGAATCTGGGGCAGGCAGTTGTCGTACCAGATGGTACCCAGCTGGCTGGTGCAGGTGGCACCGCTCAGATCGGCCACGCTCTTGGCGTTGGCGTAGGGGCCGTCCTTCTTCACCAGGGTGATGATGGAAGCGTAGTAGTACGGGTCAGAGAAATCCACCTGCTGGGCACGCTCGCTGGTGATGGACTGGCCGGCAATGACACAGTCCACATCACCGCTCATGACAGCGGGGATCAGGCTGTCCCAGTCCAGCTTGACGACCTGGACATTCTGGCCCAGCGCCTCGGCGATCTTCTTCGCCATCATGACGTCATAGCCGTAGGCATAGTCGCTGGAATCGCGGATCTGCACAGCGCCGTTGGAATCGTCGCTCTGGGTCCAGTTGTAGGGGGCGTAGGCGCATTCCATGGCCACCGTCAGAGTGGTGGGATCGCCGTCGCCGTCCGGAGCAGCCGTGGTATCCGCTTCGGTGCCGGTTTCGGCGGTGGAAGCGGCGCTGTCGCTGGCAGCAGTGCTGTCGGTGGTCGCGGTGGAACCGCAGCCGACCAGGCCGGCCGTCAGAAGGGCAGCCAGGCACAGGCTCAATGTTTTCTTCAGTTTCATCAGGGTCTCCTCCTTAGATTTACCATTTCCCTCAATACCGCTAAAAACCCCGGTATTCTCGTGGAATACCGGGGTTTAAGCTACAAATCCCGGCAGCAATACGGCGCAGCGCGCAGCCGCGCCGTTGCGGCCATATCGGTATTGTACGCTATAGACTCCACTTTGTCAAGATTGCTTCCCGAATTGGGAAAAAACGGATCACTGTGCGGAAGCCTTTTCGCTGTTCTTCTCGCTGGCAGCGTAGACGCGCAGCGAGTTGACCACGATGATGACACCCAACAGGATCAGCAGGATGGCCAGGATCAGCTGCAGGCCCTGCATCAGGAAAGTGGCGGTGCCGGCGGCATAGGCCTGCACACAGCCCACCAGGATCTGTACCAGGGCGGTGAAGGTCACGCAGAGCATAATGACCAGCGGCGGGAAGAGCATCTTGTTGCTGCGGCCGGTCACCTTCAGGAAGACGCAGAGGGTGACGAGCACCAGAGCGCTGAGCAGCTGGTTGGCAGAACCAAACAGAGGCCAGATGTTGCTGTAACCGATCTTCGCCAGAATGAAGCCGAAAACCAGCGTCACGATAGTGGAGAAGTAGGTGTTGCAGAACAGCTTGCGCCAGCCCTCAGCGTGTTCCATATCGTCCACGCTGAACAGCTCCTGGAAGCTCATGCGGCCGATACGGGCCACGGCATCCAGGCTGGTCAGGGCCAGAGCGGAAACGCACATCGTCATGAAGACGGTGGCGGCGTACACGGGCACGCCGAACATCTCAAAGAAACCGGCCACACCGTTGCTGAAGACCTGGAAGGGGGTGCCGGCGGCGGGAGTGCCGTCCGCAGCGGCGGAAGCACCGGCCACGCAGAGGGCCAGGACCGCCAGCAGACTTTCCAGCACCATGGCGCCGTAACCGACCTTGAGCATATCCTTTTCATTCTCCACGGTCTTGGAGGAGGTGCCGGAAGAAACCAGGCTGTGGAAGCCGGACACGGCACCGCAGGCCACGGTGACGAATAGGATGGGGAACAAGCTGCCGCTGATGAGGCTGCCGTTCTCACCCTTGACCACATTCCAGGCGGTGAAGGCGTGCAGGTTCATCGTGGGATGGGCCACCAGCAGACCGACGGCCGCACCGGCGATCATGAAGATGAACATGAAGGTGGTCATGTAGTCACGGGGCTGTTTGAGCAGCCACATGGGCAGCACAGCCGCGAAGAAGATGTAGATGAAGGTGATGTAGATCCAGCCCTCTTTGGCGAGGATGATCGGGCAGTTGGAGCCGATCACGAAGGACAGCACGATAAAGACGATGCCGATGACCGCTTCTTTCCAGCCGTCAAAGTTGAACTTCTTCTGGATCAGGCCGAAGATGACGGCAAACACCATGAACATGATGGAGACCATGCCGGCGGCGCCGTTGGTGTTGGCGGCAGCGGCCAGAGAAGTCACGCCATCGGTGGTGGTGTAGGCGTTGAAGGTATCGGCCACCATGTCGGCGAAGGCCGCGATGACCAGCAGGGTGAACAGCCAGCAGAACAGCAGGAACAGGCGGCGGCCCAGCTTGCCGATGTATTTCTCGATCAGCATGCCCATGGACTTGCCGTCATTCTTGACGCTGGCATACAGCGCGCCGAAGTCGGTCACAGCACCGAAGAAGATGCCGCCCAGCAGTACCCACAGCAGGACGGGCAGCCAGCCGAACGCAGCGGCCTGGATGGCACCGGTAACGGGGCCCGCACCTGCAATGGAGGAGAACTGGTGGCTGAACACGGTCCAGCCGTTGGTGGGAACGTAGTCTTTGCCATCTTCCAGCCGCACAGCAGGAGTCTTGGCGTTGGGGTCGATACCCCAGTTTTTGGCGATCCAGCGGCCATACCCGGCGTACGCACATACCAGACAGACCGCTGCAATCAGAACGATCACAAGCGTATTCATGATTTCTTACTCCCTCTTTCCGTATAATGGATTACAATCGCTTGCTTCATTACTTTAGCGCGCTGATGTGGGCGTGTCAACAATTTATCCATAATTTATTAATAATTTGGAAGAATGACAATTTTTGGGCAAAAAAGTAGAAAATATATGGACTGTTTTGTGAAAGGTGCAGAATTGACAAGACACATTTGATTGACTAGTATAAAGAAAAACGGCGCATCCGCCGCAGCAAACAGGAGGTCTGTGATGAAAGCGTGGTTGAAGGACGCAGTCTTTTATGAGATCTATCCCCAGAGTTTTTACGATACCAATGGTGATGGCATCGGCGATCTGCCGGGTATCATTGCCAAACTGGATTATATAAAGGAATTGGGATGCAATGCCCTGTGGATCAATCCCTGCTTTGATTCCCCGTTCAAGGATGCGGGTTATGATGTGCGGGATTACAAGAAAATCGCGCCGCGCTACGGCACCAATGAGGATGCGGAGGCACTGTTCCGAGCGGCCCACGCGAAAGGCATCCATGTGCTGCTGGATCTGGTACCGGGGCACACCAGTGAAGAACATCCCTGGTTCCTTGCCAGCAGCAAAGCGGAGAAAAACGAATATTCCGGGCGGTACATCTGGACCAACCATTGTTTTGCCTCGGGGGACGGTATGCCGTTCATCGGCGGGGAGAGCGAGCGCAGCGGCACCTATATTCTGAACTTTTTCAAATGCCAGCCGGCGCTGAATTATGGCTACGGCAAGATCCACGAGAGCTGGCAGCAGCCCACCGATGCGCCGGACTGCAAGGCGACGGTGGAGGCCATGAAGGATGTCATGCGGTTCTGGCTGGATAGGGGATGCGATGGTTTCCGGGTGGATATGGCGTCCAGTCTTGTGAAGAACGATACCCATCACAAAAAATATACCTGTGCGATCTGGCGGGACATAGCCGCCATGTTGCATGAGGAATACCCCGAGGCGGTGTTGGTCAGCGAGTGGAACGGACCGCGGATGGCACTGAAAAACGGGTTTGATATGGATTTCATGCTCAACCAGGACGGCAACGGATATGACTGGCTGATGCGTGCCTACGACGGCGGGATGGATTCCAATCCCCACAACATCGGCAAGGCTTACTTCTGCAAGGATTCCGGCACCGGGATCGACAAGTTCCTGGACGACTGGCTGCCCAGCTACAAGGCGACGCACAAGGACGGACTTTACTGCCTGATCACCTGCAACCACGATACGGTACGGCCTTCGGCGGGACTTACCACCGAGGAACTGCGGCTGGCTTATGCCATGATCTTTACGATGCCCGGTGCGCCGTTCCTTTACTACGGCGACGAGATCGGCATGCGGTATCAGAAACTGCCCACCAAGGAGGGCGGCTACTTCCGCACCGGTTCCCGCACCCCCATGCAGTGGGCACCGGGGAAAAATCTGGGATTCTCGGACGCCGCGCCGGAGGCTCTCTATCTGCCGGTGGACCCGGCGGCCGATGCGCCCACGGTGGCAGCCCAGCAGACAGATCCCCACAGCCTGTGGCATACGGTGCAGGAGCTGTTGGCTTTCCGCCACGGGCACCGGGATCTGGATTCCGACGCGCCGTTCAAGGTCCTGTTTGCCCCCAAGGCAAAAGGGGAGTACCGCCCCTTTGCCTGGCGCTGCGGCGCACTGATCTGCGCCGTCAACCCGGCGGGGGCAGCGGCAGAACTGCCTCTCAAGCTGGAGGAGGGAACTCGGCCCCTCTTCGTCATCGGCAACGCCGAAGTGCGAGGGGAAACCCTGCTGCTGGGCGCCCAGAGCTTCGCCATTCTTGGCTGATCCGGCCATACAAAAACAATGTCCCCGGCCCATATTGGGTCGGGGACATTTTCTGTATCCGTTACAGGGTCTTCAGCAGAACTTCTTCCATGGGGCGCTTGGGCACACAGTAGTCCCTTGCATCGTCCAAATAATATTTGGTGTTGCCGTCCACGGCGGTGACCAGGTGGCTCTGATGGCTGGGATAGCCGAAAGCCACCATATACCGCAGCTTGACGCCCTCGGGAAGCGCCAGCAGTTCTGTCAGTGCCGGCCGGTCGATGGAGCCCATCAGGCAACTGCCTACCCCGTGAGCCCAGGCGGCGGCTGTCATGCTGCCCATGGCAAGACCCACATCGGTGTCGCTGCAGCCGGGCAGGCGTTCGTCCTGCAGTACGGCGATAAAAGCCACCGGTTGTTCACCCGGTTTGGGACAGCCCAACTCCGGCGGCAGGCTGGCGGCCCAATGCACCAGCGGCTGGACGGCGGCCACGGCCTCAGGACTCTGCACGATCACATATTTCAGGGTCTGCCGGTTGTTGCCGCAGCTGGCAATGCGGGCGGCTTCCACAGCCTCGGTCAGGATTTCCGGTGCCACAGGGCGCTGTTCGAAGCGTCGATAGGTGCGCCGGGTACGCAAAAATTCCATCATATCCACAGAGGGTCACATCCTTTGTTTTTTGTATCAGTATAGCAGTCCTGACTTTATTTATCAACCACTGTGGAAGTGCGGCCGATGCCTACGGCTGCGGAGGCAATCTTTTTCCAGCTGTTGCAGCCGCAGACGCCGTCGGCCGTCAGCGAGAAGTCCTTCTGGATGGCTTTGAGGGCGCTTTCGGTGGCGGAACCAAATACGCCGTCCAGGGAACCGCTGGGATAGCCCAGGGCATTGAGGGCGTCCTGCAGGATCAACACATAGGTGTTCCGGCTGCCGCGGCGCACGGTGGGGTAGCCTGCGGTGGTGTTGGGACAGGCGGGTTTGCCGTAGCGTCGGTCAAAATGGACCCAGGTGGGGGTCATGGACAACGGCTCCACATAGCCCCAGGCGCCGGTGGCCACAGCGGTGTCATAGATCTTTTTGCGGGCGGTGCTGCTCAGACTCTGGCCTACGTCGAAGGCTACACCGGCATAGTGCTGACTGGTCGTGCCGTGGCCGCCTTCCCAGATCCGTTTGAAAGCATACCCCACCGGAATGCTGCTGCCGTAGTTGCGCCGGGTCAGGTTCCAGGCCTCCATGGCGGCCACGGTGGTCCACAGCACGCTGGACTTGCTGGACCCGCGGAACTCCCGTACCCGCAGTGTGGTGCCGGAACTGTAGGGCATGGGATCGCTCTCGTTCAGGGTATAGGTGTAGAATTTGTTGGTGTAAGAGTCGTAAACAAATACTTTTGCCATGATGTTATCCCTCCTTGGCTTGTTGGCAGGTGCTGCACAGCGCCTCGGCGGCGGTGCGCAGACTCTCCCAGGTGGCTGCGTCCACCACGCCCAGCGTTGGCAGACCGGCAGTCAGCTGGTAATTCTCCAGCGCGTTCTGGGTGGCGTCATCGAAATCCCCGGTCTCCGGTACAAAGCTGTATCCCTGGTCCACCGAGGCAATCAGATTCAGCCAGCGCTGCACCTGCAGCACGGCAGGGCCGGAACTGCCCAGCGTCAGCGCCGAAGCAGGCCAGATTCCATCCGGTTCCGGGGCGGCGGCCGCAGGGTTGACCTCGGACAGGGACTGCGCTGCTTTCAGGAAAACATTCCAGTCGGCGGCGGTCACCTGACCGGTCTCCGGCAGGCCGAAATACCGCTGGGCGCTGCGGACGGTGATCTCCAGGTCGTTGGAGTATACATCACTGGGTGCGGTACTGCCCAAAAAGTTGATCTCGGGCAGCCACTGTCCCAAGAAAAGGAGCAGACGATCCAGCCGCAGCACCGAGGCACCGGTATCGCCGGGCTGCAGCGTCGAAGTCGGCGCCGGCAGAGAAGCTGCCCGTACCACAGGGCCGCTCTCTGCCAGATTCTCCACGGCGGCATACAGACTGTTCCAGGTCAGCCGTCCCACAACACCATCTACCGTGAGGCCCGCCCGGGCCTGCCAGGCTTTCACGGCTTTGGTCGTCGCTGAACCGAAAACGCCGTCCACTGTCACCGAGGGGATGTCGCTGTAGTACGCCGACAACCGGCGCAGATAGTACTGGACAGCCCGCACCGTGGTGCCGCGGTTGCCTTCCCGCACGGTGGTGGTGAACTGGCCGGGAGCTACATTGGGCTCCACGATCTCGTTGGCTACGGCCAGCGCCACTTCGTTGAGTTTGTTCCAGGTGGCACGGCCCACCAGACCGTCTGCCGTCAGCCCGAACAGGCTCTGGAATCCCGTGACAGCCCGCTGGGTGGAGGCGCCGAAATTGCCATCCACACTGACGGCGGCCAGGGCTGAGTAGTTTTCCGCCGCCAGCCGCAGCCAGAACTGTACCAGACGAACTTCCATACCGGTGTCTCCGCGACGCAGCACGATGCCGGGCCAGGCGGTGCCGCCCAGGTCACTCTGCATATCCAGCCAGGCGGAATACAGTGCCTCCCAGGTGGCCTGCCCCACAACGCCGTCGGCTGTCAGGCCCTGCTCCTGCTGGAAAATCTTGACGGCCCGCTCGGTGGCGGCACCAAAGTTCCCGTCCACCGTCAGAGCCGGCAGGGCACTGTTGAACTGTGCCAGTTCCGAAAGCCAGAACTGCACCTGCTCCACTTCGCTGCCGGTGGAACCCCGTTTGAGAACCACGCCGGGCCAGCTGCCGGAACTTTCTGTGCCGGTGGCAGTCTCGCCTTCGCTGGTCAGCTCGGCCAGATCCTTGACGCTGACGTAGATGTAGCTGATTTTATACCAGGTTGCCTTACCTACCAAACCGTCGGCGGTCAGGCTGAATTGTTTCTGGAAGTTTTTCACACACTGTTCGGTGGCAGCGTCAAAGGTGCCGGTAACCTCCGGCTTGCCAAAGGAGGGATAGTCCTTGGCAATGCGGGAAAGCTGACGCTACAGAGTGCTCACGCTGGTGCCGGTGGAACCCAGTTTCAGCGTCACGCCGGGCCAGCTGACGGGAATATCCGCAATGTTGTTGGACGTCACCAGCTGTACTCGGTCGCCGTAGTAGTACCGCAGGATCTGCAGGGCGGATTTTCCTTCGTTGGCACGATCCACGGTGCCCCACTGTTTCATACCGGGGCAGGTGACCTGCTTGCCGTCGCAGTATTCGGTGAAGTAGGGCTCCTGGTCGCCGGAGCGCCGCACGTA encodes the following:
- a CDS encoding peptidoglycan-binding domain-containing protein translates to MKNFQKQFSLTADGLVGKATWYKISYIYVSVKDLAELTSEGETATGTESSGSWPGVVLKRGSTGSEVEQVQFWLSELAQFNSALPALTVDGNFGAATERAVKIFQQEQGLTADGVVGQATWEALYSAWLDMQSDLGGTAWPGIVLRRGDTGMEVRLVQFWLRLAAENYSALAAVSVDGNFGASTQRAVTGFQSLFGLTADGLVGRATWNKLNEVALAVANEIVEPNVAPGQFTTTVREGNRGTTVRAVQYYLRRLSAYYSDIPSVTVDGVFGSATTKAVKAWQARAGLTVDGVVGRLTWNSLYAAVENLAESGPVVRAASLPAPTSTLQPGDTGASVLRLDRLLLFLGQWLPEINFLGSTAPSDVYSNDLEITVRSAQRYFGLPETGQVTAADWNVFLKAAQSLSEVNPAAAAPEPDGIWPASALTLGSSGPAVLQVQRWLNLIASVDQGYSFVPETGDFDDATQNALENYQLTAGLPTLGVVDAATWESLRTAAEALCSTCQQAKEG
- a CDS encoding nitroreductase family protein is translated as MMEFLRTRRTYRRFEQRPVAPEILTEAVEAARIASCGNNRQTLKYVIVQSPEAVAAVQPLVHWAASLPPELGCPKPGEQPVAFIAVLQDERLPGCSDTDVGLAMGSMTAAAWAHGVGSCLMGSIDRPALTELLALPEGVKLRYMVAFGYPSHQSHLVTAVDGNTKYYLDDARDYCVPKRPMEEVLLKTL
- a CDS encoding alpha-amylase family glycosyl hydrolase, giving the protein MKAWLKDAVFYEIYPQSFYDTNGDGIGDLPGIIAKLDYIKELGCNALWINPCFDSPFKDAGYDVRDYKKIAPRYGTNEDAEALFRAAHAKGIHVLLDLVPGHTSEEHPWFLASSKAEKNEYSGRYIWTNHCFASGDGMPFIGGESERSGTYILNFFKCQPALNYGYGKIHESWQQPTDAPDCKATVEAMKDVMRFWLDRGCDGFRVDMASSLVKNDTHHKKYTCAIWRDIAAMLHEEYPEAVLVSEWNGPRMALKNGFDMDFMLNQDGNGYDWLMRAYDGGMDSNPHNIGKAYFCKDSGTGIDKFLDDWLPSYKATHKDGLYCLITCNHDTVRPSAGLTTEELRLAYAMIFTMPGAPFLYYGDEIGMRYQKLPTKEGGYFRTGSRTPMQWAPGKNLGFSDAAPEALYLPVDPAADAPTVAAQQTDPHSLWHTVQELLAFRHGHRDLDSDAPFKVLFAPKAKGEYRPFAWRCGALICAVNPAGAAAELPLKLEEGTRPLFVIGNAEVRGETLLLGAQSFAILG
- a CDS encoding peptidoglycan-binding domain-containing protein, coding for MAKVFVYDSYTNKFYTYTLNESDPMPYSSGTTLRVREFRGSSKSSVLWTTVAAMEAWNLTRRNYGSSIPVGYAFKRIWEGGHGTTSQHYAGVAFDVGQSLSSTARKKIYDTAVATGAWGYVEPLSMTPTWVHFDRRYGKPACPNTTAGYPTVRRGSRNTYVLILQDALNALGYPSGSLDGVFGSATESALKAIQKDFSLTADGVCGCNSWKKIASAAVGIGRTSTVVDK
- a CDS encoding amino acid ABC transporter permease — protein: MQDFFVNCATVLQKYGFSYLRGAGTTLLLALVGTFFGCLIGFAIGALQTIPVDKQRDPAWKRALIRILHGVLRCYVELFRGTPMIVQAVFIYYGLLQVFGIKMGMWTAGFLIVSINTGAYMAETVRGGIVSIDPGQTEGAMSIGMTHWQTMLHVILPQALRNIIPQIGNNFIINIKDTSVLSVISITDLFFVHKSVVGALYTYFESATIVMIIYLTMTLLASYLLRLWEKALDGPQNYDLNTTDTLAYTSGMYNAPNPVHEPQNLDMKGEVSHV
- a CDS encoding transporter substrate-binding domain-containing protein, whose translation is MKLKKTLSLCLAALLTAGLVGCGSTATTDSTAASDSAASTAETGTEADTTAAPDGDGDPTTLTVAMECAYAPYNWTQSDDSNGAVQIRDSSDYAYGYDVMMAKKIAEALGQNVQVVKLDWDSLIPAVMSGDVDCVIAGQSITSERAQQVDFSDPYYYASIITLVKKDGPYANAKSVADLSGATCTSQLGTIWYDNCLPQIPDANILPAQETAPAMLVALNSGACDVVVTDRPTAQAALVAYPDFVALDFGGGDEDFQVSDEDINIGISMKKGNTALKDAINGVLATMTTDDYNTMMDEAISVQPLSE
- a CDS encoding carbon starvation CstA family protein, giving the protein MNTLVIVLIAAVCLVCAYAGYGRWIAKNWGIDPNAKTPAVRLEDGKDYVPTNGWTVFSHQFSSIAGAGPVTGAIQAAAFGWLPVLLWVLLGGIFFGAVTDFGALYASVKNDGKSMGMLIEKYIGKLGRRLFLLFCWLFTLLVIAAFADMVADTFNAYTTTDGVTSLAAAANTNGAAGMVSIMFMVFAVIFGLIQKKFNFDGWKEAVIGIVFIVLSFVIGSNCPIILAKEGWIYITFIYIFFAAVLPMWLLKQPRDYMTTFMFIFMIAGAAVGLLVAHPTMNLHAFTAWNVVKGENGSLISGSLFPILFVTVACGAVSGFHSLVSSGTSSKTVENEKDMLKVGYGAMVLESLLAVLALCVAGASAAADGTPAAGTPFQVFSNGVAGFFEMFGVPVYAATVFMTMCVSALALTSLDAVARIGRMSFQELFSVDDMEHAEGWRKLFCNTYFSTIVTLVFGFILAKIGYSNIWPLFGSANQLLSALVLVTLCVFLKVTGRSNKMLFPPLVIMLCVTFTALVQILVGCVQAYAAGTATFLMQGLQLILAILLILLGVIIVVNSLRVYAASEKNSEKASAQ
- a CDS encoding amino acid ABC transporter ATP-binding protein; this encodes MSEPIIQVRHLSKSFGTHVVLRDVDFTVNAGDVTCVIGASGSGKSTLLRCINLLETPTNGNVLFHGQEITAKGFDPCAYRAKVGMVFQSFNLFNNMSVLDNCTAGLRYVLHQDKETARRTALANLEKVGMAPYIHAKPRQLSGGQKQRVAIARALSMQPEVLLFDEPTSALDPQMVGEVLAVMRQLAKDGLTMIVVTHEMAFARDVSSHVVYMADGVIAEEGTPADIFEHPQNPRTVEFLSRFRQE